GAAGCGTTACAATACACTTCAAATGTTTTAGCCGTGTCTGGAATAACTAATATCGATGTGGTTGTCAACCTCCTCTTCGTATCTTCAAAGCAGGCTTCACACTTGTCTTTCCAATAGAAAGGCTGATCCTTTCTGGTGAGTTGTGTTAATGGGCTCACCATCTTGGAAAAACCCtcaacaaacctcctataataTCATGCCAGACCTAGAAAACTTCTCACTTTAGTCACGGTCTGTggcctctcccacttcaccactgTCTCGATCTTTGCTGGGTCTACTACTATCCCTTGGGCTGATATTACATGGCCTAAGTACTATACCTCTTCCAACCAAAATTCACACTTCAATAGTTTCCCATACAACTAATGCTCCCTGAGAACTGCTAATACCACTCTAAGATGATCTGCATGCTCTTCTCGACTCTTAGAATATATCAGTATGTCGTCGATGAATACTACGACAAACTGATCCAAATATGgtcggaagatcctgttcatgtagtccatgaagaTTGCAGGAGCATTTGTCACCCCAAATGGCATCACAACATATTCATAGTGTCCATATTGTGACCTGAAAGTTGTGGTTTGCACATCCTCAGGTTTGAccaagatctgatgatatccaaACCTCAGGTCGATCTTAGAGAACACAACTGCTCTCCTCAACTGATCCAACAGATCGTCAATTCTCGGCAGTGGACACTTATTCTTGATGCTTAGCTTGTTCAATTGACGGTAGTCAACACagctagggatgtcaaaaaaatccgtacccgcgggtatccgcggataaaacccgcaacagatagaaaatggatattaaaaatggatacccgctacccgtgggtatgggtatttttgatacccgcatgttaacggggcgggtacgaatatcatagtatccgtacccgtggatacccgtacccgctaaactttaattcagaaaaattattaccccacaaatgagtcaaaacattatgagtcttcattatattagtaaaaactttaattcagaaaaagtatatatatatatatattagtaaaaacattatgagtcttcattcaataatggtggtcagattcttaccccacaaatgagtaaattacttccatatactgtggaggcattgatgtgtctctaagactggttatggaccaatatggaaggtaatgaaattaacatttttacttagatattttaattaagtgattgttataaatttttactgaactccttatgttttaaggctcttctatattaaaattggacaacatgaaactttatacaatgttgtaAGAGGTGgatattgatgaagttagtaatttctttaatattttattcaaaaataaactacaatataaattggtagtgattttttatttgtttattttttaagaatcaatcggagaaaggaaacttgttgatccaaacaataattatggttaaataattattttttttaaatatttttgtaaatacctgtgggtacccgtggatactcgcggatatgaaaaaaatagacgggtacccgcataacggatacccgatggatatgggtacgggtacggggtgaatatttattcagcgggtagggtacgggggaactgctacccgtaccctacccgccccgttgacatccctatacACAGCCTTGAActgccatccttcttcttcaccaagaGTACAGGTGCTCCCCAGCGTGATACACTAGGTCAGATGAACTTTTTCTCAAACATATCCTCAATCTGCTTCTTCAGCTCGGCTAACTCTACGAGGACCAACCGATAAGGTACCATCGAGACTAGCTAGCTCGAGGGATGAGATCAATAGTGAAATCCACTCCCTACCTGGCAGCAATTCCAGAATCTCGTCAAGAAAGATTTTGCATACTCCTCCACCAATGGTATGCTTCTAATCTAGTCAGATGTACTCTTCTTTGCCTGAGCTACTATTATAAAGCAAGTAGCTCCAACTTCTACCTCCTTCATCGCCTAATTAGACAATATTATCTCCAGTCCTTCTGTATCTAGGAACACTACTTTGCGCCGTCTATAATCGATGACGATGTGGTTGCTTGATAGCCAGTCCATCCCTAGAATCACATCTAACCCCTCCATTGGCAAGCATATGAGGTTCACCTTGAACCTGTGGCCTGCTACTTCCATAGGGCATCCCACAGAAAATAAGTTGGTGGATACCTACGCAGATGCTGGCGTCACGACTATCAACTCGCATCCCAACTCTCGAATCACAAGCCCGAGCCTCCTCATATATTCATTGGATACGAATGAATGAGTAGCTCCTGAGTCATACAACCCAACAACCTcatgattaaataataaataaatagtctGCACCAGGTTACCTGACTGAGTCGCCTCGGTGGTTGTCAATGCGAACACACGCCTTGGTACTCTGGCCGCTCTTCCACTGGCTTCTTTGCTGGCGAACCTCAAGTTGGTTTCCTATTGGGATACTGTCGAGCAAAGTGTCCTGTCTGATCAAACACGTAGCACTTACCAGTGCTAGCACCACCACATGAGCTACCAGAGGGTTTTGGACAATCCCTCCTTAGATGCTCCCCACCACAATTAAAGCACTGTAGTTTCCTGGCCGAAGTCTGTTGCCTGTTATATGGCTTTTTCTCTTGTCGTGAGTCTGTAGTGACCTTCTATGGTCGTGCCACTCTGCTGGTCCCATCTCCAGCTGCTCAAATGCCTTGGCTTGCTCCATCAAGACTGGAAACTCCCTGATCCAGAGTGGTACCAAGAATCGACACAAGTCATGTTTCGGCCCACCTTCATACTTTCGGCATCTCCATTCCTCCGTGATAGTGGGCGAGTAGAATCTCCCCAAGTACTCAAACCTATCTGTGTATACCTGCACATTCAAGTTCCCCTATTGGAACGTGAGGAATTCAGGTTCCCCTGTTGGAACATGAGGAATTCAACTTCCCTCTCATGTTTGGCGTTGCCAGGGAAGTATTTCTCTAGGAACCTTGTCCTGAAGGAAGTCCAAGTCAGAACTTCCTCTCTGGTCTGCATCAACTACAGCATGCCTACCCACCAATATTTTGCATCTACCATCAGCAGGAAGGTAACGAAGGACGGCTTCTGTGCATTAGTGCACTCTATCACTCTGTAGATCTTCTCACACTCTCTGAGCCAAGCATCTGCCTCATTAGGAATGGATTTGCCCTTGAATTTAGAGGGCTTATGTCTCATGAAGTCCTCCATAGTTATCGGGCGAGTGGGTGCTATCACGGCTCTGGGTTGCACTGCAATAGGCTGCATCACATCCACCATCCGATGAATCACATGTGCGATCTCATCAACTCCAACATTATTTCTTCTCCTCTTGTTAGCTATCGCCTGAGCACGCCACATTTTCAGTTGTTCAAATCATACAACTTAAGTCATGACTATACAAGCCAAAACTAACACAAAACACATCAAATAGTCACGCAAACATAACacgataagctcactccccaaagaccccaaaaatcattttgaaaacctttgctctaataccaaatgtaacatcccatctggatattacggatttaaataataaaataaataaaataataaacaagcaTCATTTATTGAAAACTCATTTCCTAAAAAtgcgagaaatttaaaactttaacccattatataataaactctaaaatcataattatagcTCCATTACAAAAGTCAATGGCTAGTAATAAGAGAttacaaattattcaaaattagaaAACATTAAAACTCTGAGAAAAACTCTTTATCCCAGTCTAGCCCTGCTCCGACTCTATGCCccaccagatccacctacaacatcatttgctcacgtataccgcgtacacgatcatcaccaaacacaagcaaatagggtgagctaacaatgAAATAAGCATATATACAAGcaatacatatatcacaaacacaccaaaggaaaaccatcctttgatttcaaagcacatggccaccaccaggttaaccatgttctacgtcttttgATGAGTACCTCAAGGTATCTTGCTGTTacacctaccagccacaactAGTAGAGCATGTGCGGGAAACCTTGCTACGGATCGCACAccataacgccaggtggagttcccaaaacgaataacattcgtaacgccccaagactaccaaactcgtcagcttaatactgaggagggcaatctaattagacccatccgtacacgccacaacgtgcacactcacaccggcaacaatCGCCAACCGGAGCCACAACAtgcacactcacactggcaacaATAAGCTTCACTCATGGTTGTttcctaaatttcataatacatGCAATTTTCATAACATTTACCACTCAACTTCGTGTAATTTTTGATAACCCCAAATCATCAACCCTAACTTCATGCTCACACGATTCTCATCCCAATTAACCCCCAATCACGTGGAATTCAATGATGGTTAAGGCCTAACCCTTCACAAATAATTGGGACTTCCTTTCCCTCCCATCAACATCATTCCAGAACACGCAAAGTGTCTAATTCGAGTGAACAggttcgcgtcgcctggcgggtgttcatcaccgctagGCACTTCATCAAGAAATACCCAGAAACTTGGTTATGGccttgtgtcgcctggcggcacatagGTCagcgccaggcggttcctggtAGGAACCTAGAAAACACTAAAGTCAACATAAGTCGCCTGGCGGTTATGACTAGCCCGCTaggtggtttttggaaatttttagAAACATGAAAATCGTAGAAAAGACATAACACATGCATTCATTTTAACATACATTTCATGAAATTAATCCTTAAGAATAAAACTATGGAATAGAAACCCCCTAGCCTGGATATCCTTGCTCCAAAAGACAAAATGCTAGAGTTCTTGGTGATCTCCAATGGCCTCCCTTTAGCTCCCTCTCAATTCAGTTCTTCCACTTCACTCAATACTCACTGTTTTCTATAAAATCGCAGCTCTCACAATGCTCAACAATGACAGCCCTTAAAACTCTGTTTCTATTCCTTAATTGGACTAATGTGTGTCTTAATTGGCAATGATGaaagaaaaacgaaaatggcattaaGCTAACTTAATTGCCATTAAAGTTTCATTAGTGGTTGTTTTTCCAGCACCTCTTGGCTGTCCATTCAGCTAGGGTTTCCtctaccctttcacattcatgccaaaactaattttagtagCAAAAAGAGAGTTTAGTTTGGGTTCACCAAGATTCAAACCCATACCATGATAATTGCCAAGTCAAtacacaaccatttaaccaattcatgtttcatgataattcatataattctatgattatattatcactcaatgtgagctagtacttttccacgtcatacatgttggcatacataggacttaaatAACACACAGTTGACATACATGAGACTTAaacaagtcctctcacacaatcaaatacTCTGAACCATtggagctagtacttttccacgtcatacatgtcagaattaaatgccataaaggctcccactacttgcatttattaattaattatttaattaattaaatttcaaggGACTTATTTATATAAGGTATGTCTTGTAGTGATAATGATAGTACGTGTACGTCGAGGTCGGGTCGTAGGAGTGAAGAATTAGGGAATGAGGGTAGTGACCATGTGGCCGGTGAGGGGGGGTTTCCGATGGAGGTAATTCCTGAGACTAGGGTGGATCTGCCTGAGGAAGTGGCTGAGAGCAGTTTGCCAGCGAAAGTCAGATACGAGTGAGTGGCTACTAATGTGAGAACCCAATATTCACTCTTCAGGTGGTCTAGAATATTAAAGGCCTGGTTGAAATGCGTACCTATTCTTGAGAAGGGTACACCGCTAAATATATTATCATTGGTGCGGGTGAGCGTCGTCGAGTGTGTTTGCCATGATCGAGGGGAGGCCGAGGAGGGGTTcttctatatgtacatgtgtcatttttctcaacttcatATGCAGATTCTGTTTGACAATTTTACGATGGGGGTGCTCTGGCTACTAAACGTTGCACCAACCCAATTGCATCCTAACAGTTGGGGCTATCATCAAGCTTTTCATGTGTTATGCCAATCTCTATATCTTCGTCATTCTCCTCAGTGTTTCTTGTATTCTTATGATACTCGTCCAAAGAGTCCAATCACTTGGTTGTCGCTCATAAACCATCCGGGTATAAGCATGTTAGACGCTTTTTCACAATCATTCAAACATTTTAAGGATggattttttaaagttgttgtGAAGGAGGCAAGTTGTTCACATTTTTATAACGAGGATAGGATTACAAAGTTTCCTTTTAGTTGGACTGACAATCCTTGGTGGTATAAGGATATGAAGAAGGAGGAGCTATCAGCTAGAGATAGAGGAGTTGTGGAGATCCTAGGAAGATTTAGCAATAAGCTGTCCACTAAGGGCTTAATTAGAGCTTATTTATCTGTGCACCCTCTTGTTGATTTAGAAggtatcattgttttatttttaccGCTATGTTTTATGTGACGGAGATAATAATTTACGTTTATGTTTTAGGTCATATGGTTCAGCTAGGGAAGAACCTAAACTTGTTCAGGACTTTGTGTAAGGAACAAGCCGAGAAGGCAAAAAATGCAGGGAATACTGAAGTTCCCAATTTGTAGGAGCCATTAGTTGATGTTCATGTTCATGGTGGATCCAAGAGGAAGGCCTCCGCTCTTGTTAAACATGGTGCTAGAAAGGAGCTGAAGAAGGTTAGGAGTGTGCTGTTGGGGCCGAAATCTTCTTCTTGGATGAAAAAGCCTGAGGTATGCTGAATAGAGTTTCCTGAAACAAATATGCGCTGTGATATTGAGATTCATCTCCTAGAATCAATGGTTTTGTCCATAGATAACATGGAGCCCAATGCTATGATTAAAACCATGCTTGAGTTTAATTAGGCACTAATTCTTGGCCACAGAGTGGGAAGTTTGTTATAGAAGGAGTTGAAGGGAGGATGGAAGGCCAAAGTGGAGGAGcttgaaaaacaattaaaaatccaGTCGGCCAAGCATGAAAAAGAGAAGGCAACTTGGGAGAATGAACATGAAGAATGGGTGTTTGCGAGGAAACGCCTAGGTACTTAGAAGGTTCGGTGCTTGGATTCCGAGAAAAAGATGAGTATGAAAATCCAAGAGCTAGAGGA
This region of Vigna unguiculata cultivar IT97K-499-35 chromosome 5, ASM411807v1, whole genome shotgun sequence genomic DNA includes:
- the LOC114184622 gene encoding uncharacterized protein LOC114184622 encodes the protein MWRAQAIANKRRRNNVGVDEIAHVIHRMVDVMQPIAVQPRAVIAPTRPITMEDFMRHKPSKFKGKSIPNEADAWLRECEKIYRVIECTNAQKPSFVTFLLMVYTDRFEYLGRFYSPTITEEWRCRKYEGGPKHDLCRFLVPLWIREFPVLMEQAKAFEQLEMGPAEWHDHRRQDTLLDSIPIGNQLEVRQQRSQWKSGQSTKACVRIDNHRGDSVSCVDYRQLNKLSIKNKCPLPRIDDLLDQLRRAVVFSKIDLRFGYHQILVKPEDVQTTTFRSQYGHYEYVVMPFGVTNAPAIFMDYMNRIFRPYLDQFVVVFIDDILIYSKSREEHADHLRVVLAVLREH